Below is a window of Humulus lupulus chromosome 9, drHumLupu1.1, whole genome shotgun sequence DNA.
AATGCATCATAGCATAAATAGAAATGTGTCACTAGGAAGGTAAGGACTAAGAATTATCTAATAGCTTTACAGTAAAAGAACCAAACAGGAATATCATAAACAAGGTCTCAAAGCATATCAAGCGACCAGCTATCCTAAAACTTCATGTCATAGGAAACTAGACAGTGAGACACATAAAACACTGTCTCTAAGAAtcattattaattattcatttatttttatttctgattaaaaaaatacaaaacatagggaatttatagataactattaatatatatatatatgatgaattTTCTAAGAATATAGTCATTGGTCTGGTCTTATAGCAATGATATATAAATTAATCCATGGTCAAATTTAATGAACAAGTTTAATGAAAAGAAAGGCAAACATACATGCATGGAACAACCTCGCATACTGAATTCTGAGTAAGCCATTAATAGCAGAATTAACACAGATTAAATAATGCTAGTCTGTGCTCTGACTAAATCATTGGTAGCAGAAGCAACatagattaaattaaataatactaATGTAGTCACGATGATGAACAATAAGTTTTAAAGATACATAAAATATGCTTTCCAAGTCTTCAATAGCCATTAGTTCCACAACCACCACAACTATACATGCAATTTTTATAAGAAGCACGTTGCAAATTCTAAACTTTTGTATAAGGAATTGAATAGGAGCTTCCAGAATCCTTCATAGTAAAGAGGAAGAAACTAAGAAAAAcaccaattttaataaataattaaaaagaaggATCACAGTTGCATCTTATTTTCCTAATTTGGATTAAAAGTAACCAAGTTTGGTAAaatctaaaaaagaaaaaaaatgttcgGCTGACTGAAATTTTTATCATTCTACGAgtgcatgctttaaatcatttgAATGAAAGAACAGTAATTTGAATATAATGTCCTGCTTAATTTTCCATGTTCAGTGTTGGTATTGTATTAACACAAGTCTCTTATCTCAGTTCAGATTGGCTGGTAAATGAGAAAGGTTTCCTTCACATTATTTTAATTCAGAGGAGCCAATACTATTACAAAACGAAGTGCAGGAATAATTAAGACATCCAAGAACCTTTTTTGTAAACTAGGTTTACCACGCGCACCCCAACACCTGACCCAGAGACAATTCAAGTGCACAGATAGGAGAACGAATTAAGGGCCTTTGGCCCCTAAATAGAGCTGCCCTTACCAGCACCTAAGAATATGTAGTGATGGACTAAATCCCATAGATATAAATAGTAGGTAggatgtaaaaaataaaaaaaaataaaggtaaCAAGGTTTATAGGGTAATGTTCTAGCAAAATACTGCGACCCTAATGTTTTACCGTTCACATACAAATATGAACAAGCATCAAGCTGGTGGGAGTGTGGCTTTTAAACATGAATTGTTCAGCCTTCTGTGGGAACTAATAATGTGTTTCCCAGCCTTCCTCAGGACTTGTAAAAAACCAGCAACCAAAAAGTAGTGGAAACGTGACATGGATGTAAGGTGATATGGAAATAAGTTCTACAAtgctattcattttcatttttattttattttatgttaaacTACATACAGGGGAGATGGGTGCGGACATGTGGGGGATGgagcttatttgaaaagaataatAACAATACAAGAGATTTTGCATAGTTATGTATATTAAAAGAAAGCAGCTATAAAAAGAACCTTGAATATTATAGGATTGCGACCTCCTGAGTAGTGTACATCCTCCAATTCCCCAACGGGGGCAGGCAAAAGGGCGATGGGAATCTCATCAAAGTAGAGATATGTGCTTCCCTCACTCCTTTCGAATAACTCTAGATGATTACAGACCTGGCACCACacagtaaaaaataaataaaaattagctTCCTCACTTGATTGCTTGTagcaattaaattaattttaggAAAGGAGGTGGAAAAGCATAGCTTACCTTCCTTAGCTGAATGACAATATTCATTAAATTAAGGAGTTTTTTTTCATTAAGTTGTCCACAATTGTTGTCAAATAACTCAGAAAGAGATATCTTGTTCTTGATAGCTCGATAAAAAGCTTGTTGTCGTGAACTCAATTTGCAGTGCACTGTGATCTTTGTTTTCCTAGTAAGCTCTGAAACTACATCTGTTTTAACTCGACGTAGCATGAAAGGTTTTAATATTGAATGCTGTGAGAAGAATCAAAAGCACAATACAAGTCAGAAATCAATTTTTAGATGCATTCACTCGTACATTTAAAGGCAACAATGATTGCATCATCTCTTCATTAACAATATGTAAACACTAATAGCAGCAATATTAACAAAGCctatttctcaaaaaaaaaaaaagcctaaAGCTAGAAGAGACCTAAATGGTAAAAGCAAACAAATACCCTCACAGACCTCACCAAGGTCTCAAGCTCACGAAAAGTTGATACGTCAACACATGATTTGAGGCAGCACATTTCTAATGTTAGCATTGCAAGTTAAAGCAATTGAATAATGTTgcataaaagagaatctttgaagATAAAGAAGAATCTGGGGAGGTGTTGTGGGAGAAGATCAGATTTTGGGTTACTATGTGTGTGTTCAAAGTAAAAGAGTTCAAAGACGTCTTCTCAGATAATGTTCGGAATTGGCAGTGTATTTAGTAATATGTTTCTAAAGTTCTTATCTTTTCTTTTGAATGGTTCTGCCTTCTCTAAATTAGAGTCTGGCTTAGTTTTGGTTCTGTTAGTTTCAGGAGTTTGTTTACATTTCTTCATGTTTTTGCTATAGCTTGCTCCTATACCCTAAGTCActctttgtattatttttctcCATCAGTAATACAAGTAGTACTGTTTtgtttcaaataaaaataaagttgtaTAAAAGATGCTTACCAATCGGTTAAGCTGGTGGTCATTCAAAGTACCACCATGTTCTGCATGGCTCTCAATTCTGCACGTGATAAAATATAGTTAATAAGAATACATAGCACATAGGAATATTAACTATTTGTCAGTTATGTCagaaaacttaaaaaattagGCATACCCTTTAGAAAACCACTCATTAAACTATTCGTGACTATCAAATAAGGTTGGCATAATGAAATGTAGTAAGGCCCACAACTCTGCCATATTATTTTGGATTGGAGTGCCAGTAAGCAGAAGCCTATTTTGGCAATTAAAACTAAGCAGTGTCTTCCATCTTATACTGTCCAATCACAAGCAAGACAACAAAAAAGTATGAGTACAGagaattaaaaatagaaaacaaCCATCCAGAAAGTAAAGGGATTCAGGAAGATAGATATACTATATATCTTTTAAACCAAATAAAGATAAGAAACAAGTACCTCAGCAACATGACCACTAATGTACAGTTCATAGGAATAACTTCTTTCATTAAACCTTCTtccaaatcaataaaatgtctattGTTAATCTTAAACCAAGCACATCAATTTACAATAAAATCAAGCTTAAGACTATCAGATAAGGAGAAAACAATCGGCACCATCgaaataaaaaatttccttttttcTAAAGGCTGCGCATCTATCTTGCTTGGCTGCAATTATGACAATTAAATGTTAGCACAAACTACAAAGTACACTGACATGAATGATTTGAATCAAACCTGTTTAAACTTTTAATTGCTTGGGCTTCATCCAACACCATACATTGCCATTTCACCCGCTGAAAGTACTTCTCATCAGAAACAAGTAGCTGATAGCTGGTGATAAGAATGTGAAACCCAGCATCCCTGGAAGAGAAGGAAAAAGTAATTACATTGAAAAATATCTCAGCCCTTGACTAGAAATTAAAATGCAAATAGGACACAAGAAGACAAATGAAAGCCAAAATGCTTCTTTTACCAAATCACCaatgatcttagaaaatacaacaGAACTAAAGATGCTTACCTGCGGTATTGTGTCTTCGGGTTGATTTTTTTCCTCAAAACTGTACGGTCCTGAAGTCCACCCCAATATGGAAGAGTTTTCAAGTCAGGGCAAAAGTGGGTAATTTCATTTGCCCAGTTGTTCAATACAGATGCAGGAGCAACAACAAGAAAAGGTCCCCATATATTTTTATcctgaattaaaaatagaaatttaaaaaattaaagttaGAATCCCAAGTTACACCAAAGAAAAGCCAGCACCAAGCTGAGTAATTACTTCCGCTAGATGAGCCAAAAATGCCATAGCCTGAATGGTCTTTCCGAGGCCCATCTCATCAGCAAGAATGCAATTCAAACCCTACAAATGACAAAACTTCCCAAATAAACAGtcggaaaaagaagaaaaataaaaaacagaaagGAGAAATTATATGTATAATTTAAATATGTGTTGTATTTATCAACCTGCTCATAACAATTGACCAGCCATTGAAGACCTTTCAGCTGATATTCTTTAAGGGTGCCTCTAAACAACAGTGGTGTTTGAACAGTTGATGTCATTGGCATGGTGGAACAGTTGTTTCTAATTTCATTATCCTCAATTTGATATATCTGCTAGTTAATGGAACCAAAGAATCAGTTCCTTGAACTTGCATCCTACACTAGAGAGATAGGCACAGTAAGAAAACCACGAGAAGCAACTGTGAAATCCAAAGCTCTCCCATTTTTATCTACCTTAATTAACTCTGATGGACATAATACAAAACTGATGATAGCTCCCCCATAAGCAGCAGATGGAATTATTACATGGGGCTGTGGAGCACTACTCTGCGTACTTCCCTTTGTGAGAATAGCTCCCCCATAATACAAAACTGATGATAGCTCCCCCATAAGCAGTATTGTGTTTTTGCAGCTTCACCTaataaacaaacaaaagtttAACACACTCAATAAATATACACATAGATCAGAGGAATCAAAAACACGAAAGTATAACCAATAAGGAAATATACAAACTTTAAATTCATTTTCAGTTCACACAGATAATCTTGTAAGATGTTATTAGTTAATACTTATGTTATCTCAATCTCATcccgaaattttttaaaaaacgaTTAGCAGGGAAACCCAGTCATATGGTTTTCTAAGGCATTTTCTCTAAACTCTGATGCTTTTAATTCACCATGATAGGGCCTAGAttctttgaaagaaaaaaaaattggtttctGGATTTTGAACCCCAAGTCCTATCAATTTTACTAAGAGTGCAATCAAACAAAAATATGTTAAATTACAAGCTAAACCCATGAAAATTTCACATAATCCAACGAGAATAAGATGAGAGATTACCTTTACGGTGTCAaagggatggccaatggcgacgGTGGAAACTCCAGCGAGTAAGCCGGAGACGTACTGCTTGTAAGCGGGAGAGTCCCCCATCTGAAAAGGCCATTTCTATCTGTGACTGAACATCACTGCTGCTATCATGGTCTCCTCCAATATCAAAGATGGAATTCAGACCACACCTGTTTCAATGGTTTGGTCCGAGCTAGGAAAAATGagacagagagaaagagatggtTCGGTCCGAGCTAGGGAAAATGagacagagagaaagagatggttgacagagagaaagagatgaagacttcGGTCCTAGATAGGGAAAAtgagaaagagatgaagactgagatagagagagaaagagatgactTCGGTCCGAGAAGGGAAAAATGAGTCCGAAAATttgcctcttttttttttcacttgccACTTTTTTTTTAACTTGTCGCCCGTGTGACTTTTTAGTCATTAACTTTATatatacaataactctttttaaatagtattat
It encodes the following:
- the LOC133802600 gene encoding chromatin-remodeling ATPase INO80-like, yielding MLRRVKTDVVSELTRKTKITVHCKLSSRQQAFYRAIKNKISLSELFDNNCGQLNEKKLLNLMNIVIQLRKVCNHLELFERSEGSTYLYFDEIPIALLPAPVGELEDVHYSGGRNPIIFKFYGATTFFIHRSDFSVSLIMLYMKISGQLKSLQIFASLTAERDGEIRKTALNTLTTGYKILGEDIWRYVGKLTDAQKSMLDDSLNGRFERWKNGRKGSLAKPELL
- the LOC133802598 gene encoding chromatin-remodeling ATPase INO80-like isoform X1 — its product is MGELSSVLYYGGAILTKGSTQSSAPQPHVIIPSAAYGGAIISFVLCPSELIKIYQIEDNEIRNNCSTMPMTSTVQTPLLFRGTLKEYQLKGLQWLVNCYEQGLNCILADEMGLGKTIQAMAFLAHLAEDKNIWGPFLVVAPASVLNNWANEITHFCPDLKTLPYWGGLQDRTVLRKKINPKTQYRRDAGFHILITSYQLLVSDEKYFQRVKWQCMVLDEAQAIKSLNSIRWKTLLSFNCQNRLLLTGTPIQNNMAELWALLHFIMPTLFDSHE
- the LOC133802598 gene encoding chromatin-remodeling ATPase INO80-like isoform X2, translated to MGELSSVLYYGGAILTKGSTQSSAPQPHVIIPSAAYGGAIISFVLCPSELIKIYQIEDNEIRNNCSTMPMTSTVQTPLLFRGTLKEYQLKGLQWLVNCYEQGLNCILADEMGLGKTIQAMAFLAHLAEDKNIWGPFLVVAPASVLNNWANEITHFCPDLKTLPYWGGLQDRTVLRKKINPKTQYRRDAGFHILITSYQLLVSDEKYFQRVKWQCMVLDEAQAIKSLNRFDSNHSCQCTL
- the LOC133802598 gene encoding chromatin-remodeling ATPase INO80-like isoform X3 encodes the protein MPMTSTVQTPLLFRGTLKEYQLKGLQWLVNCYEQGLNCILADEMGLGKTIQAMAFLAHLAEDKNIWGPFLVVAPASVLNNWANEITHFCPDLKTLPYWGGLQDRTVLRKKINPKTQYRRDAGFHILITSYQLLVSDEKYFQRVKWQCMVLDEAQAIKSLNSIRWKTLLSFNCQNRLLLTGTPIQNNMAELWALLHFIMPTLFDSHE